One segment of Fusarium oxysporum f. sp. lycopersici 4287 chromosome 7, whole genome shotgun sequence DNA contains the following:
- a CDS encoding glucose-fructose oxidoreductase, with product MAPIGVALIGGGLFAKQAHMPAIMKADNLALKAIYSRSLKSAKETAALNTRSGQEPDLYSADSGSGKSFDDLLAREDIEAVIIALPIPSQPEHIRAALAAGKHVLAEKPLAPTVADGQKLIEYYRGLGGKATFSIAENFRYKPSFDYAAAEASKLGKLQHFSVRVFFYMSEDSQWYGTAWRAKPEFQGGFLLDGGVHFSAATRQLLTDPAVDVTAFTTQTQPHLAPIDTVNAVIRLKSGVSGTYQQSCGSKMSTSVFQFGYEKGSVVVDGDKVTVTPWDDEPVVKEFERTSGVTEEVEAWAKALAEGKPDKRQSVEEALADLEFLELMFESGLNGGQAKKYECQL from the exons ATGGCTCCCATCGGCGTAGCATTGATCGGCGGAGGCCTGTTCGCTAAACAGGCACACATG CCTGCTATCATGAAGGCAGATAACCTCGCTCTCAAGGCCATCTACTCCCGTTCTCTCAAGTCGGCCAAGGAGACGGCTGCTTTGAACACCCGCTCCGGCCAAGAGCCGGACTTGTACTCGGCCGATTCGGGATCTGGCAAGTCTTTCGACGACCTTCTTGCTCGCGAGGACATTGAAGCTGTTATCATCGCATTGCCCATCCCGAGCCAGCCCGAGCACATCAGAGCTGCTCTCGCTGCTGGCAAGCATGTCCTTGCCGAGAAGCCGCTTGCTCCCACCGTAGCTGATGGCCAGAAGTTGATCGAATACTACCGTGGTCTAGGAGGCAAAGCTACCTTCTCGATTGCAGAGAACTTTCGCTACAAGCCATCGTTCGACTATGCTGCTGCAGAGGCCTCCAAGCTCGGAAAGCTGCAGCACTTCAGTGTACGCGTGTTCTTCTACATGAGTGAAGATTCTCAATGGTATGGCACCGCTTGGCGCGCAAAGCCTGAGTTTCAGGGTGGTTTCCTGCTCGACGGCGGAGTGCACTTCTCTGCAGCGACCCGACAGCTCCTCACAGATCCAGCAGTCGATGTGACAGCCTTCACGACTCAGACACAACCTCACCTGGCACCAATCGACACCGTGAACGCGGTGATCCGACTCAAGAGCGGTGTAAGTGGCACGTACCAGCAGTCCTGCGGCTCCAAGATGAGTACCTCAGTATTCCAATTCGGCTACGAGAAGGGTTCTGTGGTGGTCGACGGAGATAAGGTGACCGTTACGCCGTGGGATGATGAGCCTGTTGTCAAAGAGTTTGAGAGAACGAGCGGTGTGAcggaggaggttgaggcgTGGGCGAAGGCGTTGGCTGAGGGAAAGCCGGATAAAAGGCAGAGCGTCGAGGAGGCGTTGGCGGATCTCGAGTTTTTGGAGTTGATGTTTGAGAGTGGCCTTAATGGAGGGCAGGCTAAGAAGTATGAGTGTCAGTTGTGA
- a CDS encoding acyl-CoA thioester hydrolase translates to MTDSLVNRNDNDMYDHMNNSVYNFLFDSIINAYLIENCGLHPPTAPQFGMCVHTHTDYFSSIAYPAVAELALRVNKLGKSSVTYETALFEKGKEEVKAVGEFIQVYVDRETNRPLKDGMASTLREKLQELVVDDDAIKAKAKL, encoded by the exons ATG ACTGACTCCCTTGTTAATAGGAACGACAATGATATGTATGACCACATGAACAATTCCGTTTACAACTTTTT ATTCgactccatcatcaacgcATACCTCATTGAGAATTGTGGTCTCCATCCTCCTACAGCACCACAGTTTGGCATGTGCGTGCACACCCACACAGACTATTTCTCGTCTATCGCGTACCCTGCCGTCGCGGAGCTTGCCCTACGTGTCAACAAGCTAGGTAAATCTAGCGTCACGTACGAGACTGCGCTCtttgagaagggcaaggaagaggTGAAGGCGGTAGGAGAGTTTATACAGGTGTATGTTGATCGTGAGACGAATAGACCGCTAAAGGATGGTATGGCTTCAACGCTTCGTGAGAAGCTGCAGGAGCTGGTCgttgatgacgatgcaaTTAAAGCAAAGGCTAAGCTTTAA
- a CDS encoding acyl-CoA thioester hydrolase: MYDHMNNSVYNFLFDSIINAYLIENCGLHPPTAPQFGMCVHTHTDYFSSIAYPAVAELALRVNKLGKSSVTYETALFEKGKEEVKAVGEFIQVYVDRETNRPLKDGMASTLREKLQELVVDDDAIKAKAKL, translated from the exons ATGTATGACCACATGAACAATTCCGTTTACAACTTTTT ATTCgactccatcatcaacgcATACCTCATTGAGAATTGTGGTCTCCATCCTCCTACAGCACCACAGTTTGGCATGTGCGTGCACACCCACACAGACTATTTCTCGTCTATCGCGTACCCTGCCGTCGCGGAGCTTGCCCTACGTGTCAACAAGCTAGGTAAATCTAGCGTCACGTACGAGACTGCGCTCtttgagaagggcaaggaagaggTGAAGGCGGTAGGAGAGTTTATACAGGTGTATGTTGATCGTGAGACGAATAGACCGCTAAAGGATGGTATGGCTTCAACGCTTCGTGAGAAGCTGCAGGAGCTGGTCgttgatgacgatgcaaTTAAAGCAAAGGCTAAGCTTTAA
- a CDS encoding acyl-CoA thioester hydrolase: MGNKASPAELKTRKREDYRFFLDYRTRWNDNDMYDHMNNSVYNFLFDSIINAYLIENCGLHPPTAPQFGMCVHTHTDYFSSIAYPAVAELALRVNKLGKSSVTYETALFEKGKEEVKAVGEFIQVYVDRETNRPLKDGMASTLREKLQELVVDDDAIKAKAKL; this comes from the exons ATGGGTAACAAGGCTTCACCGGCGGAGCTAAAGACCCGCAAGAGAGAAGACTATCGTTTCTTCCTTGACTACCGCACGCGATG GAACGACAATGATATGTATGACCACATGAACAATTCCGTTTACAACTTTTT ATTCgactccatcatcaacgcATACCTCATTGAGAATTGTGGTCTCCATCCTCCTACAGCACCACAGTTTGGCATGTGCGTGCACACCCACACAGACTATTTCTCGTCTATCGCGTACCCTGCCGTCGCGGAGCTTGCCCTACGTGTCAACAAGCTAGGTAAATCTAGCGTCACGTACGAGACTGCGCTCtttgagaagggcaaggaagaggTGAAGGCGGTAGGAGAGTTTATACAGGTGTATGTTGATCGTGAGACGAATAGACCGCTAAAGGATGGTATGGCTTCAACGCTTCGTGAGAAGCTGCAGGAGCTGGTCgttgatgacgatgcaaTTAAAGCAAAGGCTAAGCTTTAA
- a CDS encoding pseudouridylate synthase yields MRAAALRLGPHSSALRRSRSLSRATVRASSLPPRERRPFAMAASSPKLEASPSEDNIFANSFQDLDIHSDKGLTPSPAPSQPSSDPPQAATNNNKQQNQRRPKQKKKQDPPKVSDSDEPLITPVGDPWPRPYHFEGDGLRRVVPYHFTYNTHCKERWRNRPLLEIYESEFRDRPLEYYRQSMIRGTIFVNGRRVGPDYILRNGDLISHTLHRHEPPVTEDPVQIIHEDEDMIVINKPAGVPVHPAGRYNFNSVVEIMKSDRGPAFLPYLCNRLDRLTSGIMFIAKNPTAAEALGIKIKDRTVRKEYIARVMGEFPDGEVVCDQPILQISPKLGLNRVRANGKTARTVFKKLAYYPAEGENDVNERPKTPEQVQEEKLRPWVNKKGYSIVRCLPVTGRTHQLRVHLQHLGHPIQNDPIYANRRVWGVDLGQNDADATQNTDEDIVSRLSRMGKDEVAEAVAYYDAMVDRYEEKRAEKLTGELCDICETPLYSDPGEHELSLWLHSLRYEDAGGAWSYVSPLPRWALPPEGMSGPTSVGGMEELVEAVKDENPEIS; encoded by the coding sequence ATGAGGGCTGCTGCTCTTCGCCTCGGCCCGCACTCCTCCGCATTACGAAGATCTAGGTCCCTGTCCAGGGCCACAGTCAGAGCCTCCTCGTTACCCCCTCGCGAAAGACGCCCCTTTGCAATGGCTGCGTCGTCACCAAAGCTCGAGGCTTCGCCCTCGGAAGACAACATCTTTGCGAATTCTTTCCAGGATCTTGATATTCATAGTGACAAGGGTCTTACACCAAGCCCTGCCCCGAGCCAACCAAGCTCCGATCCACCACAAGCcgccaccaacaacaataaACAACAAAATCAAAGACGTCcaaagcaaaagaagaagcaagatcCGCCAAAGGTCTCGGATTCGGATGAACCCCTCATTACACCGGTTGGAGACCCTTGGCCTCGGCCGTATCACTTTGAGGGAGATGGATTGCGTCGGGTAGTTCCATACCATTTCACTTACAACACACATTGCAAGGAAAGGTGGCGGAACAGGCCCCTCCTTGAGATCTATGAATCTGAATTCAGGGACCGACCACTAGAGTATTATCGGCAGTCTATGATACGGGGAACTATCTTCGTTAACGGTCGGCGAGTCGGGCCCGATTATATTCTCCGGAATGGTGACCTTATTTCTCACACTCTGCACCGTCATGAACCTCCGGTAACAGAGGACCCTGTGCAGATCATCcacgaggatgaagatatgATCGTTATCAACAAGCCCGCGGGAGTTCCCGTACACCCTGCAGGCAGGTACAACTTCAACTCGGTCGTTGAGATTATGAAATCAGACCGCGGCCCAGCATTCTTGCCATACCTCTGCAACCGCCTGGACCGTCTCACAAGTGGCATCATGTTCATCGCAAAGAACCCAACTGCCGCAGAGGCGTTGggcatcaagatcaaggaccGCACAGTAAGAAAAGAATACATTGCACGAGTGATGGGCGAGTTTCCTGATGGCGAGGTCGTTTGCGACCAACCCATTCTACAAATATCTCCTAAGCTTGGCCTTAACAGGGTGCGCGCGAATGGCAAGACAGCGCGAACTGTGTTTAAGAAGTTGGCCTACTACCCTGCCGAGGGAGAGAACGACGTAAACGAGCGCCCTAAAACTCCTGAACAGGTTCAAGAGGAGAAACTTCGCCCTTGGGTAAACAAGAAGGGATACTCCATTGTTCGATGTCTCCCTGTTACGGGTCGCACTCACCAGTTGCGGGTTcaccttcaacatctcggCCATCCTATTCAAAATGATCCTATCTATGCTAACCGGCGGGTCTGGGGCGTCGATCTGGGACAAAACGACGCCGATGCGACTCAAAACACAGACGAAGACATCGTCAGCCGGTTGTCTCGGATGGGCAAAGACGAAGTGGCGGAAGCTGTTGCTTATTACGATGCCATGGTGGATAGAtatgaagagaagagggcCGAGAAGCTTACGGGCGAGCTCTGCGACATTTGCGAGACACCTCTATACTCAGACCCTGGTGAGCATGAGCTGTCGCTATGGCTCCACAGTCTTCGGTATGAAGATGCAGGTGGTGCCTGGTCCTACGTTAGCCCGTTGCCTCGATGGGCTCTTCCACCGGAGGGAATGAGTGGCCCAACATCGGTGGGTGGGATGGAGGAGTTGGTGGAGGCGGTTAAGGACGAGAACCCTGAGATATCATGA